GCTGAAGATGAGGATGTTATGAACTTCTCTGTAAAAGTAAAGGAAGGACAGCCGGTACCTAATTTACTTTTTGGAGCAGTACATTATTTATTACTTCAAGGCAAGCCGCATAAACTTAAGCATTTTTATAGAAGTATGACGGATCATCCTATGGAGCCTGAAAAATCATTTCCATATTTTAAAAATTTCTGCAGACTATACTCGAAGGAAATTGGATCACTATTGCAGACAAAATTAGTACAGACAAATGAAGTGCGGAGATGCGCCTATCTTTACCCGGTTTTTTGCGAAGTTCACCGTTTAACCAAGAAGCCACTGGCTATGATCGAGCTTGGCTCAAGTGCTGGGTTACAACTGTTATGGGATCAATATTCATACGCATATGAAGGAGAAGAGGTATATGGAAACAGAAACTCATCGCTTCTTTTGTCTTCAGAAGTAAGGACAAATACAGCTCCTTTTTTATTAAAAACATCACCGCCTGCTGGTAAACGAATCGGAGTGGATCTGAATATTTCAGATCTAACTAATGAAGAAGAATACCTGTGGTTAAAAGCCCTCATTTGGCCAGAGCATCATGAACGAAGGGTTCTGTTTGAGAAAGCTGCCTTGCATTATGCGAAAAATCCTCCCCAGCTTGTAGAAGGAAACGCTCTCGAACTGCTGGAAACTCTTGCTGCAAACGTACCAGCAAA
The Halobacillus halophilus DSM 2266 DNA segment above includes these coding regions:
- a CDS encoding DUF2332 domain-containing protein, with the protein product MMNSKLASIYRTFAQEECRGVSRLYEVLARNIAEDEDVMNFSVKVKEGQPVPNLLFGAVHYLLLQGKPHKLKHFYRSMTDHPMEPEKSFPYFKNFCRLYSKEIGSLLQTKLVQTNEVRRCAYLYPVFCEVHRLTKKPLAMIELGSSAGLQLLWDQYSYAYEGEEVYGNRNSSLLLSSEVRTNTAPFLLKTSPPAGKRIGVDLNISDLTNEEEYLWLKALIWPEHHERRVLFEKAALHYAKNPPQLVEGNALELLETLAANVPANETLCIFHTHVANQFSPSMKKDLLNKIRQIGKRRNVFHIYNNMDDQKLHVDAVINQKEQRHTIGRTDGHGRWFEWQPPRIIFD